One window of Papaver somniferum cultivar HN1 chromosome 9, ASM357369v1, whole genome shotgun sequence genomic DNA carries:
- the LOC113313557 gene encoding aspartyl protease family protein 1-like: MASSFSRSSSKYLFTLILVFSVSFQNAKNCNAFKTFDFEIHHRFSDQVKAIMGADNLPEIGSPEYYAAMAHRDKVFHGRALAENDDDSKLLTLSDGVEDSFISSLGFLHYANISLGTPSLSFFVALDTGTKLLWVPCVQKDMNKEEISLNTYSMSSSSTSEVVTCNSSLCKLQSECSKSSSQCPYRVGYNANISSSGVLVEDVLRLKRDNHKPMDARITFGCGQIQTGFYLNGEARNGLFGLGIGSTSVPSILSSKGLVADSFSICFGADGVGRISFGDKGSSDQEKTPFNPMQQSPWYNITVTQLNVGGSLTDELDVTAIFYSGAEYTLLYDPAYTALCDSFDSQIDKRHSAGPMLGFEYCYHINTATPNVTFIMKGGSKFNVYYPLVEILNTDKTVTAYCLGVMKSSGGNFIGNNFMIGHNIVFNREKMVLGWKASNCTDRIVDSRNDIFPPFPAVSPASPPTINVQPPSVNDGAASPPIINVQPPSVNDGAASPPTPTTNVQPPSINGGTPRNGSNSNNAPQLSVGKPRNLYLIASSLLVLFLPILKIV, encoded by the exons TCTGATCAAGTTAAAGCTATTATGGGTGCTGATAATTTACCGGAAATAGGTAGTCCTGAGTACTATGCAGCTATGGCTCACAGGGACAAAGTTTTCCATGGTCGTGCTCTTGCTGAAAACGATGATGATTCTAAGTTGCTCACCTTGTCTGATGGAGTCGAGGATTCATTTATTTCTTCACTCGGATT TTTACACTATGCTAATATCTCGTTGGGGACACCAAGTTTGTCGTTCTTTGTCGCGCTTGATACAGGAACCAAATTGCTCTGGGTACCATGTGTTCAGAAGGATATGAATAAAGAA GAAATAAGTCTCAACACATACAGCATGAGCTCTTCATCGACGAGCGAAGTTGTGACCTGCAACAGTAGtttatgtaaactccaaagtgaATGCTCCAAGTCATCTAGTCAATGCCCCTACCGAGTTGGGTATAATGCTAACATTTCTTCTTCTGGAGTTTTGGTAGAGGATGTCTTGCGTTTGAAAAGAGACAATCATAAACCAATGGATGCAAGGATAACATTCGG TTGTGGTCAGATTCAGACTGGTTTTTATTTGAACGGTGAAGCTCGAAATGGGTTATTCGGGCTTGGCATAGGGAGCACATCTGTTCCTAGCATTTTGTCAAGCAAAGGCCTAGTAGCAGATTCGTTTTCCATATGTTTCGGAGCTGATGGGGTTGGAAGAATTAGCTTCGGGGACAAAGGCAGCTCCGACcaagaaaaaactccattcaaTCCCATGCAGCAAAG CCCATGGTATAACATTACTGTAACTCAATTAAATGTGGGGGGAAGTCTAACTGACGAGCTCGATGTTACTGCAATATTTTACTCTGGTGCCGAATATACACTCTTATACGATCCAGCATACACGGCTCTATGTGATAGC TTCGACTCGCAGATAGATAAACGACATTCTGCTGGTCCGATGCTCGGTTTTGAATACTGTTACCATATTAA CACGGCTACACCAAATGTGACTTTCATCATGAAGGGTGGGAGCAAATTCAATGTTTATTACCCATTGGTTGAGATACTAAACACTGATAAG ACTGTTACCGCATATTGCTTGGGTGTTATGAAGTCTTCAGGAGGGAATTTCATTGGCA ATAATTTTATGATCGGTCACAATATTGTTTTCAATAGGGAGAAAATGGTCTTGGGCTGGAAGGCGTCTAACT GTACTGATAGAATTGTCGATTCAAGGAATGATATATTTCCTCCATTTCCAGCAGTGTCACCGGCGTCACCCCCGACAATAAATGTTCAGCCGCCTTCCGTAAATGACGGAGCAGCGTCACCCCCAATAATTAATGTCCAGCCACCTTCTGTAAATGACGGCGCAGCCTCACCCCCAACCCCGACAACAAATGTTCAACCACCTTCGATTAACGGCGGAACTCCTAGGAATGGTTCGAATTCTAATAACGCTCCGCAGCTTTCTGTCGGAAAACCAAGAAATCTATACCTGATAGCCTCATCACTTCTCGTGCTATTTCTTCCCATTTTAAAAATCGTATGA